From one Babylonia areolata isolate BAREFJ2019XMU chromosome 35, ASM4173473v1, whole genome shotgun sequence genomic stretch:
- the LOC143278006 gene encoding potassium voltage-gated channel protein Shaw-like, which produces MGNSQPTAGHRTDLNTNTNNTSPQITDGWGDCGASSNERLLPEEGEGATTPNAHPPREGSGDRMIFNVGGRVFMTTKSTVQKASVRVKGLKLADDTFLSDNYDGDRGEYFLDRDPEVFNCVLNFLRTGHLHLHHCFCGPHVEEELRFWGVAPVHIEPCCWQVYHKWSSVVESIKRLDRDSKSGPTPCIGIRTSRRTSRRRGNRDSQGDVDTGGRRRRWKRKWEVGTNRVWDTLTDPKSSLMAKIYGWVSLFFVMLAIFSFCAATHMFFRVPLDPAPPVTSPSSLNVTNNNVTMTTNSPSQQQTPSPSSRKKTVEELLSETEVHPGLWFLDLVCLVFFTAEFLTKLVTSPCRRGYLCSINGVVDILALCPDFVEMIAMAADPDDLRGESRFLLFLPVLRLMRVFRIFRLVRHIPGLWVMVYTLQASFKELFLMLMFLFVGTLLFASAIFIVDDKEMFPNIPEAFWWAIVTMTTVGYGDKYPVTSLGYMLGSVTAISGVLFIGLTLPALVNNFRLYHQHVDYALYREQKRTKGEETVAAGVAGDWKVRAWEKEEEEEESRSETEEEGNEKRDEEEGDRGLEGREGVGESREGVACGWGVEVEVAGKDDDRAAEHIPLKEVKSGCVS; this is translated from the exons ATGGGCAACAGTCAGCCCACGGCTGGTCATCGGACGGatttgaacaccaacaccaacaatactTCCCCCCAAATCACCGATGGCTGGGGGGATTGTGGGGCGAGCTCGAACGAACGTCTGCTgccggaagaaggagaaggggcaaCAACTCCCAATGCCCACCCTCCAAGGGAGGGCAGTGGTGACAGAATGATATTCAACGTGGGTGGCAGAGTGTTCATGACGACGAAAAGCACTGTGCAGAAAGCTTCTGTCCGTGTCAAGGGCTTAAAG CTAGCAGACGACACATTCCTGTCAGACAACTATGACGGCGACAGGGGCGAGTACTTCCTTGATCGTGACCCGGAAGTGTTCAACTGTGTGCTGAACTTCCTGAGGACtggtcaccttcaccttcaccattGCTTCTGTGGGCCccat gtggaggaggagctgaGGTTCTGGGGCGTGGCCCCTGTGCACATCGAGCCTTGCTGCTGGCAGGTGTACCACAAGTGGAGCTCGGTGGTGGAGTCCATCAAACGTCTGGACAGGGACAGCAAGAGTGGACCCACACCCTGTATAGGCATCAGGACCAGCAGGAGGAccagcaggaggagggggaacagggaTAGCCAGGGAGACGtggacact ggggggaggaggaggaggtggaagcgGAAGTGGGAGGTTGGGACGAACCGTGTGTGGGACACGCTGACCGATCCAAAGTCCTCGCTGATGGCTAAG ATTTACGGCTGGGTCAGTTTGTTCTTCGTCATGCTGGCCATATTCTCCTTCTGCGCCGCCACGCATATGTTTTTCCGCGTCCCTTTAGATCCGGCACCCCCAgtgacgtcaccatcatcactgaacgtcaccaacaacaacgtcaccATGACCACGAACTCACCTTCACAACAACAAACGCCTTCCCCTTCCTCTCGGAAAAAGACAGTGGAAGAACTACTCTCGGAAACGGAAGTGCACCCGGGGTTGTGGTTCCTGGACCTTGTGTGCCTAGTTTTCTTCACGGCGGAGTTCCTGACCAAGCTGGTCACCTCTCCCTGCAGGCGGGGCTACCTCTGCTCCATCAACGGCGTGGTGGACATTCTGGCTCTGTGTCCGGACTTCGTGGAGATGATCGCGATGGCCGCAGACCCCGACGACCTCCGGGGCGAGAGCCGCTTCCTGTTGTTTCTCCCTGTGCTGCGCCTCATGAGGGTCTTCCGGATCTTCCGCCTCGTGAGACACATCCCCGGGCTGTGGGTGATGGTCTACACCCTCCAGGCCAGCTTTAAGGAGCTGTTTCTGATGCTCATGTTCCTCTTCGTGGGTACCTTGCTCTTCGCCTCTGCCATCTTCATCGTGGATGACAAAGAGATGTTCCCCAACATCCCCGAGGCCTTCTGGTGGGCCATCGTCACCATGACCACGGTGGGCTACGGGGACAAGTACCCTGTAACGAGCTTGGGGTACATGCTGGGGTCGGTGACCGCCATCAGCGGGGTGCTCTTCATCGGGCTCACCTTGCCGGCGCTCGTCAACAACTTCCGGCTCTACCACCAGCACGTGGATTACGCCCTCTACCGGGAGCAGAAGCGGACGAAGGGAGAAGAGACGGTAGCAGCAGGAGTGGCCGGGGACTGGAAGGTGCGAGcgtgggaaaaggaggaggaggaggaagagagtagaagcgagacggaggaggaggggaatgagaagagagatgaagaggaggGTGACAGGGGgttggaaggaagagagggggtgggagagagcagGGAAGGGGTGGCttgtggttggggggtggaggtggaggtggcgggGAAGGATGACGATCGTGCAGCTGAACACATTCCTCTGAAGGAGGTGAAGAGCGGGTGTGTCTCTTAA